A genomic window from Montipora capricornis isolate CH-2021 chromosome 8, ASM3666992v2, whole genome shotgun sequence includes:
- the LOC138060692 gene encoding anaphase-promoting complex subunit 10-like — translation MAVRMEDFSNTDQRSDGVGGEKYREIGDQAVWSLSSCKPGFGVEQLRDGNLETYWQSDGPQPHLISIQFRRKTAIQNLCLYADYKADESYTPSKISIRAGNHFHDLHQIELIELEEPTGWLTVSLSDGDKPLRTYMLQIAVLANHQNGRDTHMRQIKIHAPLTDSGTFKMPTFTSVECAMYSTIK, via the coding sequence ACTTTTCGAACACAGATCAAAGAAGCGATGGAGTTGGCGGCGAAAAATATCGCGAAATCGGTGATCAAGCAGTGTGGTCACTATCCTCTTGTAAACCTGGATTCGGTGTTGAGCAGCTCCGCGATGGAAACTTAGAAACGTACTGGCAATCAGATGGACCACAGCCTCATTTGATCAGCATTCAGTTTCGGCGAAAAACTGCCATACAAAACCTTTGTCTTTACGCTGATTATAAGGCGGATGAGAGCTACACGCCAAGTAAAATTTCCATTCGGGCTGGAAATCACTTTCATGATTTGCATCAAATAGAACTGATTGAATTGGAAGAGCCCACTGGCTGGTTGACCGTGTCACTATCCGACGGCGACAAACCTCTCAGAACGTACATGTTGCAGATTGCTGTGTTGGCCAATCATCAAAATGGAAGGGACACTCATATGCGCCAGATCAAGATTCATGCACCTTTAACTGACTCTGGAACCTTCAAAATGCCAACATTCACGTCCGTCGAGTGTGCTATGTACAGCACAATTAAGTGA